From a region of the Bradyrhizobium diazoefficiens genome:
- a CDS encoding HAMP domain-containing methyl-accepting chemotaxis protein, with the protein MSGRIASPSKRIIFPTLRFRAKIILGFAVVLAISAGSMAFSYFGFERVSSGVGSYRSSVSEADLARNIDRELLGYRSAARYFVVTGKEDDAKAALDAEARLKNAIDQAIRSAKKPARLESLNKLAKEFSNFSATFAKILQAKRDSALLVQNQLQRNANLLKYKLDDIGNNASESEAQAIEFGTKQVNAQFQTASAAASNFVLNSDQAVGASAMARLKFVDNSLGAVYSMDDKVIAGLKEAKAFLGAYRGALDKLIAKAKLVDELVTEMSGSAGAILQGATAMKADLVAEQQRLDSESEVTIGQTEQLVLMLAIGGTLLGAVLAFLLGTGISRPMIAMCKAMRELASGNFDVVLPGLGRKDEIGEMAGAVEEFKVQAVAKAERDAAASEIQNREQAASRRAELIRFADDFESAVGAIVSNVSASAVQLETAASTLTRTAETTQSLSSQVAGVSEQASSNMQSVATATEELSASVEEIGRQVRDSSRIAEAAVVQARETDGRIGKLSHAAQQIGEVVKLITAIAEQTNLLALNATIEAARAGEAGRGFAVVASEVKSLASQTAKATDEISSHITGMQGATAESVAAIKEIGATIGQISSISTSIASAVEQQGAATQEIARSVQTVAQGTQTAATDIGEVNRGAAETGSASAEVLHSAKTLSSESTRLRAELDRFMGNIRAA; encoded by the coding sequence ATGTCCGGGCGTATCGCGTCGCCGTCAAAGCGCATAATATTTCCCACTCTCAGGTTCCGCGCCAAAATCATCCTCGGCTTTGCCGTCGTGCTGGCGATCTCCGCCGGCAGCATGGCCTTCTCCTATTTCGGCTTCGAGCGGGTGTCGTCCGGGGTGGGATCCTACCGTAGCAGCGTCTCCGAGGCCGATCTTGCCCGCAATATCGATCGCGAACTGCTCGGCTATCGTTCGGCCGCCCGTTACTTCGTGGTGACCGGCAAGGAAGACGACGCCAAGGCGGCGCTGGACGCCGAGGCCCGCCTGAAGAATGCCATCGACCAGGCGATCAGGAGTGCGAAGAAGCCGGCGCGGCTGGAGAGCCTCAACAAGCTCGCCAAGGAATTTTCCAACTTCTCGGCGACTTTCGCCAAGATCCTGCAGGCCAAGCGCGACAGCGCGCTTCTGGTCCAGAATCAGCTTCAGCGCAACGCCAACCTCCTGAAATACAAGCTCGACGACATCGGCAACAACGCCTCCGAATCCGAAGCCCAGGCGATCGAATTCGGCACCAAGCAGGTCAACGCCCAATTCCAGACCGCGAGTGCGGCAGCGAGCAACTTTGTCCTGAACTCGGACCAGGCCGTCGGAGCAAGTGCGATGGCGCGACTGAAGTTCGTCGACAACTCGCTCGGCGCGGTCTACTCCATGGACGACAAGGTCATCGCCGGCCTGAAGGAGGCCAAGGCGTTTCTCGGCGCCTATCGCGGCGCGCTGGACAAGCTGATCGCGAAGGCCAAGTTGGTCGACGAACTCGTCACCGAGATGAGCGGTTCGGCCGGTGCGATCCTTCAGGGCGCCACTGCCATGAAGGCAGACCTCGTCGCCGAACAGCAGCGGCTGGACTCGGAATCGGAAGTGACCATCGGGCAGACCGAGCAACTGGTTCTGATGCTCGCCATCGGCGGTACGCTGCTTGGTGCGGTTCTCGCCTTCCTGCTGGGTACCGGCATCTCGCGTCCGATGATTGCGATGTGCAAGGCGATGCGCGAGCTGGCCTCGGGCAATTTCGACGTGGTGCTCCCGGGTCTCGGCCGCAAGGACGAGATCGGCGAGATGGCCGGCGCGGTCGAGGAGTTCAAGGTCCAGGCGGTGGCGAAAGCCGAGCGCGATGCCGCCGCCAGCGAAATCCAGAACAGGGAGCAGGCCGCAAGCCGCCGTGCCGAGCTGATCCGCTTTGCCGATGATTTCGAAAGCGCGGTCGGCGCCATCGTCTCCAACGTCTCGGCCTCGGCCGTGCAGCTGGAAACGGCCGCCTCGACGCTGACCCGCACCGCCGAGACCACGCAGAGCCTGTCGAGCCAGGTCGCCGGCGTCTCCGAGCAGGCGTCCTCCAACATGCAGTCGGTCGCCACCGCGACCGAAGAGCTTTCCGCCTCGGTCGAGGAGATCGGCCGCCAGGTCCGCGACTCCAGCCGGATCGCGGAAGCCGCCGTGGTCCAGGCCAGGGAGACCGACGGGCGCATCGGCAAGCTGTCGCACGCCGCCCAGCAGATCGGCGAAGTGGTCAAGCTGATCACGGCGATTGCCGAGCAGACCAACCTGCTGGCGCTCAACGCCACCATCGAGGCGGCGCGCGCCGGCGAAGCCGGGCGCGGGTTCGCGGTGGTCGCCAGCGAAGTGAAGTCGCTGGCGAGCCAGACCGCAAAGGCGACGGACGAAATTTCCTCGCACATCACGGGCATGCAGGGCGCCACGGCCGAATCGGTCGCGGCGATCAAGGAGATCGGTGCGACCATCGGGCAGATCTCGTCGATCTCGACCTCGATCGCGAGCGCGGTCGAGCAGCAGGGTGCGGCGACCCAGGAGATCGCGCGCAGCGTCCAGACCGTCGCGCAGGGCACCCAGACCGCGGCCACCGACATCGGCGAGGTCAACCGCGGCGCGGCCGAGACCGGCTCCGCTTCGGCGGAGGTGCTGCATTCGGCCAAGACGCTGTCATCCGAAAGCACCCGCCTCCGCGCCGAGCTCGACCGCTTCATGGGCAATATCAGGGCGGCCTAA
- a CDS encoding (2Fe-2S)-binding protein, which produces MSTVKLTVNGKAVAVDVEDRTLLVQLLRDHLNLTGTHVGCDTSQCGACVVHMDGRAVKSCTMLAGQADGTSITTIEGIAKGDELHPMQAAFRDNHGLQCGYCTPGMIMSAIDIVHRYGGQLDEATVRHELEGNICRCTGYHNIVKAVLDAAGRMKVSQAAE; this is translated from the coding sequence GTGTCTACAGTCAAACTGACAGTGAACGGCAAGGCCGTTGCTGTCGACGTCGAGGACCGCACGCTGCTGGTGCAGCTCCTGCGCGATCACCTCAATCTCACGGGAACCCATGTCGGCTGCGACACCAGCCAGTGCGGCGCCTGTGTCGTGCACATGGACGGCCGGGCAGTGAAATCCTGCACCATGCTGGCGGGCCAGGCCGACGGCACCAGCATCACCACCATCGAGGGCATCGCCAAGGGCGACGAGCTGCACCCGATGCAGGCCGCGTTCCGCGACAATCACGGCCTTCAATGCGGCTATTGCACGCCGGGCATGATCATGTCGGCGATCGACATCGTGCATCGTTACGGCGGCCAGCTCGACGAAGCCACCGTCCGCCACGAGCTGGAAGGCAATATCTGCCGCTGCACCGGCTACCACAACATCGTCAAAGCCGTGCTGGATGCCGCCGGCCGCATGAAGGTCTCGCAGGCGGCCGAGTAA
- a CDS encoding xanthine dehydrogenase family protein molybdopterin-binding subunit yields the protein MGVEGIGARVVRKEDKRFITGKGRYVDDIKLTGMTHAHFVRSPHAHAKVKGIDSSAALKMPGVVAVLTGREIVDDKVGNLICGWAITSKDGSPMKMGAWPAMAPETVRFVGQAVAVVIAESKNLARDAAEAVVVDYEELPAVADIHAAIKSGAPQLHPEAPGNQVYDWVIGDEGATDAAFAKAANVVKLDVTNNRLAPNAMEPRAAIADYDAAEEHFTLYTTSQNPHVARLVLSAFYNIAPEHKLRVIAPDVGGGFGSKIFIYPEEMVALWASKKVGRPVKWTGDRTEAFLTDAHGRDHVTHAEMAFDANNKIVGLKVKTYANFGAYMSLFSSSVPTYLYATLLSGQYNIPAIHAEVIGVYTNTTPVDAYRGAGRPEASYLIERLMETAARQLKVDPAELRRTNFITQFPHQTPVIMAYDTGDFNASLDAAMKAIDYAGFPARKAKAKADGKLRGIGVSCYIEACGIAPSKAVGSLGAGVGLWESAEVRVNPVGTIEILTGSHSHGQGHETTFCQLVAERLGVPISQVSIVHGDTDKVQFGMGTYGSRSAAVGLTAILKAMEKMESKAKKIAAHALEASEADIVIENGQFKVTGTDKAIALPMVALAAYTAHNLPDGMEPGLKESAFYDPTNFTFPAGAYICELEVDPGTGKTSFVNFVAADDFGRLINPMIVEGQVHGGLVQGIGQALLEHAVYDANGQPVTASFMDYAMPRADDVPSFNLSHTTTLCPGNPLGIKGCGEAGAIGASAAVINAITDAIGKNNLEMPATPDRVWRTIHAA from the coding sequence ATGGGTGTTGAAGGCATCGGCGCGCGCGTCGTGCGCAAGGAAGACAAGCGTTTCATTACCGGCAAGGGCCGCTACGTCGACGACATCAAGCTGACGGGCATGACCCATGCCCATTTCGTCCGCAGCCCGCACGCCCACGCCAAGGTGAAGGGGATCGATTCCTCCGCCGCGCTGAAGATGCCGGGCGTGGTCGCAGTGCTCACGGGCCGAGAGATCGTCGACGACAAGGTCGGCAATCTCATCTGCGGCTGGGCCATCACCTCCAAGGACGGCAGCCCGATGAAGATGGGCGCATGGCCGGCCATGGCGCCGGAGACGGTGCGCTTCGTCGGCCAGGCCGTCGCGGTCGTGATCGCCGAGAGTAAGAATCTGGCGCGCGACGCCGCGGAAGCGGTCGTTGTCGATTACGAAGAGCTTCCCGCGGTCGCCGACATCCACGCCGCGATCAAATCAGGCGCGCCGCAGCTTCATCCCGAAGCCCCCGGCAACCAGGTGTACGACTGGGTGATCGGCGACGAGGGCGCCACCGATGCCGCCTTCGCCAAGGCCGCCAATGTGGTGAAGCTCGACGTCACCAACAACCGCCTCGCCCCGAATGCGATGGAGCCGCGGGCGGCGATCGCCGATTACGACGCGGCGGAAGAGCATTTCACGCTCTATACGACCTCGCAAAACCCGCACGTCGCCCGCCTGGTGCTGTCGGCGTTCTACAACATCGCGCCCGAGCACAAGCTGCGCGTGATCGCCCCCGACGTCGGCGGCGGCTTCGGCTCCAAGATCTTCATCTATCCCGAGGAGATGGTGGCGCTGTGGGCCTCCAAGAAGGTCGGCCGTCCCGTGAAATGGACTGGCGACCGTACCGAGGCTTTCCTCACCGACGCGCATGGCCGCGACCATGTCACTCATGCCGAGATGGCGTTCGACGCCAACAACAAGATCGTCGGCCTCAAGGTGAAGACCTACGCCAATTTCGGCGCCTACATGTCGCTGTTCTCGTCTTCGGTGCCGACCTATCTCTATGCGACGCTGCTGTCGGGCCAGTACAACATTCCGGCGATCCACGCCGAGGTGATCGGGGTCTACACCAACACCACCCCGGTCGATGCCTATCGCGGCGCGGGCCGTCCCGAGGCGAGCTATCTCATCGAGCGGTTAATGGAGACGGCAGCGCGACAACTGAAGGTCGATCCGGCCGAGCTGCGCCGGACCAACTTCATCACCCAGTTCCCGCACCAGACGCCTGTCATCATGGCCTACGACACCGGCGACTTCAACGCCTCGCTCGATGCCGCAATGAAGGCGATCGACTATGCCGGCTTTCCGGCCCGCAAAGCCAAGGCGAAAGCCGACGGCAAGCTGCGCGGCATCGGCGTGTCCTGCTACATCGAGGCCTGCGGCATCGCGCCGTCGAAGGCGGTCGGCAGCCTGGGTGCCGGCGTCGGTTTGTGGGAATCGGCCGAGGTGCGTGTCAATCCGGTCGGCACCATCGAGATCCTCACGGGCTCGCATAGTCATGGCCAGGGTCACGAGACCACGTTCTGCCAGCTCGTCGCAGAACGCCTGGGCGTTCCCATCAGCCAGGTCTCGATCGTCCACGGCGACACCGACAAGGTGCAGTTCGGCATGGGCACGTACGGCTCGCGCTCGGCGGCCGTCGGCCTCACCGCGATCCTGAAGGCGATGGAGAAGATGGAGTCGAAGGCCAAGAAGATCGCCGCGCATGCGCTGGAGGCTTCCGAAGCCGACATCGTCATCGAGAACGGCCAGTTCAAGGTGACCGGCACCGACAAGGCGATCGCCCTGCCGATGGTCGCGCTCGCGGCCTATACTGCGCACAATCTGCCTGACGGGATGGAGCCGGGCCTGAAGGAAAGCGCCTTCTACGACCCGACCAACTTCACCTTCCCGGCCGGTGCCTATATCTGCGAGCTCGAGGTCGATCCCGGCACCGGCAAGACCTCCTTCGTCAACTTCGTCGCAGCCGATGATTTCGGGCGGCTGATCAACCCGATGATCGTCGAGGGCCAGGTCCATGGCGGTCTGGTTCAAGGCATCGGGCAGGCGCTGCTCGAGCACGCGGTCTACGATGCCAACGGCCAGCCGGTCACGGCCTCGTTCATGGACTACGCCATGCCGCGCGCCGACGACGTGCCATCGTTCAACCTCTCCCACACCACGACGCTCTGCCCGGGCAATCCGTTGGGCATCAAGGGCTGCGGCGAGGCCGGTGCGATCGGCGCTTCGGCGGCCGTGATCAACGCGATCACGGATGCGATCGGCAAGAACAATCTGGAAATGCCCGCAACCCCGGACCGGGTGTGGCGCACGATCCACGCGGCTTAA
- a CDS encoding xanthine dehydrogenase family protein subunit M, giving the protein MYQTNYHRASSVDEAASLFAKGSESKFLAGGQTLLPVMKQRLASPSDVIDLGKIRELQGVELSGDTLTIKAATTYFDIMQNADVKKAIPAIAYLTSMLGDPAVRYRGTIGGSIANNDPAADFPAALLALGATVKTNKRPISAEDFFQGLFTTALEDGEIITAVSFPVPAKAGYAKMRHPASRFALTGVFVAQTKSGEVRVAATGASQSGVMRVPAIEAALKANWSPSTIDSVSISASGLLADIHGTAEYRANLIKVMAQRAVAAAG; this is encoded by the coding sequence ATGTACCAGACCAATTATCATCGCGCTTCCTCGGTCGACGAGGCCGCCAGCCTGTTCGCCAAGGGCAGCGAGTCGAAGTTCCTTGCCGGCGGCCAGACGCTGCTTCCGGTGATGAAGCAGCGCCTTGCAAGCCCATCCGACGTCATCGACCTCGGCAAGATTAGGGAGCTGCAGGGCGTCGAATTGTCGGGCGACACGCTGACCATCAAGGCCGCCACGACCTATTTCGACATCATGCAGAATGCCGATGTGAAGAAGGCGATCCCCGCGATCGCCTATCTCACCTCGATGCTCGGCGATCCCGCCGTGCGCTATCGCGGCACGATCGGCGGTTCGATTGCCAACAACGATCCCGCGGCGGACTTTCCCGCCGCGCTGCTCGCGCTCGGCGCCACCGTGAAGACCAACAAGCGGCCGATATCAGCCGAGGACTTCTTCCAGGGCCTGTTCACGACAGCGCTGGAAGACGGCGAGATCATCACCGCCGTGTCGTTCCCGGTTCCGGCGAAGGCCGGCTACGCGAAAATGCGGCACCCGGCCTCGCGCTTTGCGCTGACCGGCGTGTTCGTCGCGCAGACCAAGTCGGGCGAGGTCCGCGTCGCCGCGACCGGCGCTTCGCAGAGCGGCGTGATGCGGGTGCCTGCCATCGAAGCCGCGCTGAAGGCGAACTGGTCGCCGTCGACAATCGACAGCGTCAGCATTTCCGCAAGCGGGCTGCTCGCTGACATCCACGGCACGGCGGAATATCGCGCCAACCTGATCAAGGTGATGGCGCAACGAGCGGTGGCCGCCGCCGGCTGA
- a CDS encoding CaiB/BaiF CoA-transferase family protein → MLDKSASTSSVRASGPLSGFRIVEFAGIGPGPFACMMLADMGADVVTLDRVGAKKSMKSVAGRGRKVIELDLKDKAAIAQVLDLLASADALVEGFRPGVMERLGLGPDLVLARNPKLVYGRMTGWGQEGPLANAAGHDINYISITGALAAIGTKEAPVPPLNLVGDFGGGALYLVVGVLAALLEAQRSGKGQVVDAAMCDGAASLMSFFFDMTTIGRWTEGRDQNFLDGGAHFYGVYECACGHFISIGSIEPQFYALLREHAGLTDADFDAQMDRKAWPALKEKLKAVFKSKTRADWCKIMEGTDICFAPVLTMSEATQHPHMVARNVFIERHGVKQPAPAPRFSRTPSAVREPEAAEIGAVTKAWKAM, encoded by the coding sequence GTGCTCGATAAATCAGCCTCCACGTCCTCCGTCCGCGCCTCTGGCCCGCTCTCGGGCTTCCGCATCGTCGAATTCGCCGGCATCGGGCCCGGCCCGTTCGCCTGCATGATGCTGGCGGACATGGGCGCCGATGTCGTCACACTCGACCGCGTCGGCGCGAAGAAGAGCATGAAGTCGGTGGCCGGACGCGGCCGCAAGGTGATCGAGCTCGACCTCAAGGACAAGGCGGCGATCGCGCAAGTTCTCGACCTGCTCGCCAGCGCCGATGCGCTGGTCGAGGGTTTTCGTCCCGGCGTGATGGAGCGACTCGGCCTCGGGCCTGACCTCGTGCTCGCACGCAACCCCAAGCTGGTCTATGGCCGCATGACCGGCTGGGGCCAGGAAGGCCCGCTGGCCAATGCCGCAGGCCACGACATCAACTACATCTCCATCACCGGTGCGCTCGCCGCCATCGGCACGAAGGAAGCACCGGTACCGCCGCTCAATCTCGTCGGTGATTTCGGCGGCGGCGCGCTCTATCTCGTCGTCGGCGTCCTTGCCGCGCTGCTGGAAGCGCAGAGATCCGGCAAGGGCCAGGTCGTCGATGCCGCGATGTGCGACGGCGCGGCATCGCTGATGTCGTTTTTCTTCGACATGACCACGATCGGCCGCTGGACCGAAGGACGCGACCAGAACTTCCTCGACGGTGGCGCGCATTTCTACGGCGTCTACGAATGCGCCTGCGGGCACTTCATTTCGATCGGCTCGATCGAGCCGCAATTCTACGCGCTGCTGCGCGAGCATGCGGGCCTGACGGACGCCGATTTCGACGCGCAAATGGACCGCAAGGCCTGGCCGGCGCTGAAGGAGAAGCTCAAGGCGGTGTTCAAGAGCAAGACGCGCGCGGACTGGTGCAAGATCATGGAAGGCACCGACATCTGCTTCGCGCCGGTGCTGACCATGTCGGAGGCCACGCAACATCCGCACATGGTTGCCCGCAACGTGTTCATCGAGCGCCACGGCGTGAAGCAGCCCGCGCCGGCGCCGCGCTTCTCGCGCACGCCCTCGGCAGTGCGCGAGCCGGAGGCGGCGGAGATCGGGGCGGTGACGAAGGCGTGGAAGGCGATGTAG
- the hppD gene encoding 4-hydroxyphenylpyruvate dioxygenase translates to MGPFPHDAPPATVSADNPMGTDGFEFVEYAHPNPGELHALFKLMGYAPVARHKTKRITVYRQGDINYLVNEEPGTDGYEFVATHGPCAPSMAFRVVDAKAAYDRAISLGAEPADVSSAQKTLDVPAIKGIGGSLLYLVDRYGAKGSAYDAQFEWLGARDPRPVGAGLFYLDHLTHNVHRGRMDVWAGFYEKLFNFRQIRFFDIEGRASGLFSRALTSPDGKIRIPINEDAGDSGQIEEYLKTYRGEGIQHIACGCRDIYRTIEGLREAGLPFMPPPPETYFEKIDARLPGHGEDLSRLRKNGILIDGEGVVEGGQTKVLLQIFSANAIGPIFFEFIQRKGDDGFGEGNFKALFESIEEDQIRRGVLKVESAA, encoded by the coding sequence ATGGGACCGTTTCCGCACGATGCACCGCCGGCCACTGTTAGCGCCGACAATCCGATGGGCACCGACGGGTTCGAGTTCGTCGAATATGCCCATCCCAATCCGGGCGAGCTGCATGCATTGTTCAAGCTGATGGGCTATGCGCCCGTCGCGCGCCACAAGACCAAGAGGATCACCGTCTATCGCCAGGGCGACATCAACTACCTCGTCAACGAGGAGCCCGGCACCGATGGTTACGAGTTCGTCGCCACCCACGGGCCGTGCGCGCCGTCGATGGCGTTCCGCGTCGTCGATGCAAAGGCGGCCTATGACCGGGCGATTTCGCTCGGTGCGGAGCCTGCAGATGTGTCGTCCGCACAAAAGACGCTCGACGTGCCCGCGATCAAGGGCATCGGCGGCAGCCTGCTCTATCTGGTCGATCGCTACGGCGCCAAGGGCTCGGCCTACGACGCCCAATTCGAATGGCTCGGTGCGCGCGATCCACGGCCGGTCGGTGCTGGCCTGTTCTACCTCGACCATCTCACCCACAATGTTCATCGCGGTCGCATGGATGTCTGGGCGGGCTTCTACGAGAAGCTGTTCAACTTCCGTCAGATCCGCTTCTTCGACATCGAGGGTCGCGCCTCCGGCCTGTTCTCGCGCGCGTTGACCAGCCCCGACGGCAAGATCCGGATTCCGATCAACGAGGACGCCGGCGATTCCGGCCAGATCGAGGAATATCTGAAGACCTATCGCGGCGAGGGCATCCAGCACATCGCCTGCGGCTGCCGCGACATCTACCGCACCATCGAAGGCCTGCGCGAAGCGGGCCTGCCGTTCATGCCGCCGCCGCCCGAGACCTATTTCGAGAAGATCGATGCGCGGCTGCCCGGGCATGGCGAGGATCTCTCGCGTCTCCGGAAGAACGGCATCCTGATCGACGGCGAAGGCGTGGTCGAGGGTGGCCAGACCAAGGTGCTGCTCCAGATCTTCTCGGCCAACGCCATCGGTCCGATCTTCTTCGAGTTCATCCAACGCAAGGGCGATGACGGATTCGGCGAGGGCAATTTCAAGGCCCTGTTCGAATCGATCGAGGAGGATCAGATCCGGCGCGGGGTGCTGAAGGTGGAGAGCGCGGCGTAA